A genomic region of Stenotrophomonas sp. NA06056 contains the following coding sequences:
- a CDS encoding lysophospholipid acyltransferase family protein, whose amino-acid sequence MFAELIARACSAAIHVVTGARALWVGCAPSSEHRVYYGNHASHGDFVLIWSSMPPALRRQVRPVAAAEYWQRDGLRRYLIDAVFNGVLVEREAGSRHQDPLQVLRDAVDEGCSLILFPEGTRNIGDEPLLPFKSGIYHLARQRPELEFVPVWIDNLKRVMPKGRFLPLPLLCTATFGTPLRLQADEDKAAFLERSRQALLALAPNGGRA is encoded by the coding sequence ATGTTCGCTGAACTGATTGCCCGTGCCTGCAGTGCGGCCATCCATGTAGTAACCGGCGCACGTGCGCTGTGGGTCGGCTGCGCGCCGTCCAGCGAGCACCGCGTGTACTACGGTAACCATGCCAGCCATGGTGATTTCGTGCTGATCTGGTCGTCGATGCCGCCGGCACTGCGGCGCCAGGTGCGGCCGGTTGCCGCCGCCGAGTACTGGCAACGCGATGGACTGCGTCGCTATCTGATCGATGCGGTGTTCAATGGTGTGCTTGTGGAACGGGAGGCGGGCAGCCGCCACCAGGATCCTCTGCAGGTGCTGCGTGATGCGGTGGATGAGGGCTGTTCGTTGATCCTGTTTCCGGAAGGCACGCGCAACATCGGCGATGAGCCGCTGCTGCCGTTCAAGAGCGGTATCTACCATCTGGCCCGGCAACGCCCGGAGCTGGAATTCGTGCCGGTGTGGATCGACAACCTCAAGCGGGTGATGCCGAAGGGGCGCTTCCTGCCGCTGCCGTTGCTGTGCACGGCGACGTTCGGTACGCCGCTGCGGCTGCAGGCCGATGAGGACAAGGCTGCCTTCCTGGAGCGCAGCCGCCAGGCGCTGCTGGCCCTGGCTCCGAATGGAGGCCGCGCATGA
- the fis gene encoding DNA-binding transcriptional regulator Fis, translating into MNAVLSRPDNSRGAARPPLREHVAQSVRRYLRDLDGCDADDVYEIVLREMEIPLFVEVLNHCEGNQSRAAAMLGIHRATLRKKLKEYGISA; encoded by the coding sequence TTGAACGCTGTCCTCTCTCGTCCTGACAACAGTCGTGGCGCTGCCCGGCCACCGCTGCGCGAACATGTGGCCCAGTCCGTACGCCGTTACCTGCGCGACCTCGATGGCTGTGATGCGGACGATGTCTACGAGATCGTGCTGCGCGAGATGGAGATTCCCCTGTTCGTGGAAGTGCTCAACCACTGCGAAGGCAACCAGAGCCGCGCAGCCGCGATGCTGGGCATCCACCGCGCCACCCTGCGCAAGAAGCTGAAGGAGTACGGCATCAGCGCGTAA
- a CDS encoding bifunctional alpha/beta hydrolase/class I SAM-dependent methyltransferase — protein sequence MRQAQEREFHSFDQVPLFYRYWPSTTATTSAKAIVLLHRGHEHSGRVTHLVDELDLPDTAFFAWDARGNGRSPGTRGDAPGFPALVRDLDSFIAHIGAEHGIAIEDIVVIAQSVGAVVAATWVHDYAPRLRALVMASPAFKVKLYVPFARAGLALMQKLRGNFFVNSYVKPQWLTHDPARVESYRTDPLITRPISVRVLLGLYEAADRIVADAQAISVPVQLLVSGSDFVVHRGPQDRFYERLSSPIKERVHLPGFFHDTLGERDRAPALARIRSFIQARFAEPLQELSRRDAHRHGPTFEESEILSWPPERNSLADLRWRVVRGGLRFGGTLSEGIALGLQTGFDSGSTLDYIYRDEARGKGPLGRMVDRNYLDAIGWRGIRVRGKHLQELLRDAAQRLRGQGAPVRVLDVAAGHGRYVLEALGQGDQRADRIVLRDFSDLNVTQGKALIERLGATDIARFEQGDAFDPAQLAAVDPAPTLAVVSGLYELFPDNDAVLRSLQGIAATVPVGGYLAYTGQPWHPQLEFIARALTSHRGGAAWVMRRRTQHEMDELVRMAGFQKVAQRIDDFGIFTVSLARRIA from the coding sequence ATGCGTCAGGCGCAGGAACGGGAATTCCACAGCTTCGACCAGGTACCGCTGTTCTACCGGTACTGGCCGAGCACCACGGCAACCACGTCGGCCAAGGCCATCGTGCTGCTGCATCGCGGCCATGAACACTCTGGCCGGGTCACCCACCTGGTCGACGAACTGGACCTGCCCGACACGGCGTTCTTTGCATGGGATGCGCGCGGCAATGGCCGCTCGCCCGGTACGCGCGGCGACGCACCGGGCTTCCCGGCGCTGGTACGCGACCTGGACAGTTTCATCGCCCACATCGGTGCCGAGCACGGCATCGCGATTGAGGACATCGTGGTCATCGCGCAGAGCGTGGGCGCGGTGGTTGCCGCCACCTGGGTGCACGATTACGCACCGCGCCTGCGCGCGCTGGTGATGGCCTCGCCGGCCTTCAAGGTGAAGCTGTACGTGCCGTTCGCACGCGCCGGCCTGGCGCTGATGCAGAAGCTGCGCGGCAACTTCTTCGTCAACAGCTACGTCAAACCGCAGTGGCTCACGCACGATCCAGCGCGGGTGGAAAGCTATCGCACTGATCCGCTGATCACCCGCCCGATCTCGGTGCGCGTGCTGCTGGGCCTGTACGAGGCTGCCGACCGCATCGTGGCCGACGCACAGGCGATCAGCGTGCCGGTGCAGTTGCTGGTATCGGGCTCGGACTTCGTTGTGCATCGCGGCCCGCAGGACCGTTTCTACGAACGCCTGTCCAGCCCGATCAAGGAGCGCGTACACCTGCCGGGCTTCTTCCACGACACCCTGGGCGAGCGCGACCGTGCACCGGCGCTGGCACGCATCCGCAGCTTCATCCAGGCACGCTTTGCCGAACCGCTGCAGGAACTGTCGCGACGCGATGCCCATCGGCATGGCCCGACCTTCGAAGAATCGGAGATCCTGTCGTGGCCGCCGGAGCGCAACAGCCTGGCCGACCTGCGCTGGCGCGTGGTGCGCGGTGGCCTGCGCTTCGGCGGCACGCTGTCCGAAGGCATCGCGCTGGGCCTGCAGACCGGTTTCGACTCGGGCAGCACGCTGGATTACATCTACCGCGATGAGGCGCGGGGCAAGGGCCCGCTGGGACGGATGGTCGACCGCAACTATCTGGATGCGATCGGTTGGCGCGGCATCCGCGTGCGCGGCAAGCACCTGCAGGAACTGCTGCGCGATGCCGCGCAGCGACTGCGCGGGCAGGGCGCGCCGGTGCGCGTGCTGGACGTGGCTGCCGGTCACGGCCGTTACGTGCTGGAAGCGCTCGGCCAGGGCGATCAACGTGCCGACCGCATCGTGCTGCGCGATTTCAGCGATCTGAACGTGACCCAGGGCAAGGCCTTGATCGAGCGCCTCGGCGCGACCGACATCGCCCGCTTCGAACAGGGCGATGCGTTCGACCCGGCGCAGCTGGCGGCGGTGGACCCGGCACCGACCCTGGCGGTGGTGTCCGGCCTGTACGAACTGTTCCCGGACAACGATGCGGTGCTGCGTTCGCTGCAGGGTATCGCCGCGACGGTGCCGGTGGGCGGTTACCTGGCCTATACCGGGCAGCCGTGGCATCCGCAGTTGGAGTTCATCGCGCGTGCATTGACCAGCCACCGTGGTGGCGCGGCGTGGGTGATGCGCCGCCGTACCCAGCACGAGATGGACGAACTGGTACGTATGGCCGGTTTCCAGAAGGTGGCCCAGCGTATCGATGACTTCGGCATCTTCACCGTATCGCTGGCACGCCGGATCGCGTGA
- a CDS encoding phosphatase PAP2/dual specificity phosphatase family protein has translation MATLVATASPSEARPWRRALLWLALLGPFFFASYGFANWMAGRHAELPVMAFAWEARIPFVPWTIVPYWSIDLFYAISFFLCRRRLELDRHALRLLSAQVIAVACFLLWPLRFSFERPDIGGVFGWLFDVLLGFDKPFNQAPSLHIVLLIVLWVKFAQYLHGAWRLVLHVWALLIGISVLTTFQHHFIDIPTGLLAGWLCVWLWPEQGTPPLRAWQATRDPKRWRLAALYALGAGLLLVPVVMLRGTALWLLWPVVSLLLVSLAYAGLDTAAFQKRSDGRLTMAARWLLAPYLAAAWINSRLWTRRAPQPVPVIDAVWLGRLPGAALPVPLVGVVDACAELSCRAPGAAYASVPMLDLVAPTAAQLRAAADAIERLREQGPVLVCCALGYSRSAASVATWLLRTGRARDAAEAVTIVRAARPAIVLHDVHLQVIAAAAARETVA, from the coding sequence ATGGCGACGCTGGTGGCAACCGCATCACCCAGCGAGGCGCGCCCGTGGCGGCGCGCCCTGCTGTGGCTGGCCCTGCTGGGGCCGTTCTTCTTCGCCAGCTATGGCTTCGCCAACTGGATGGCTGGCCGTCACGCCGAACTGCCGGTGATGGCGTTCGCGTGGGAAGCACGCATTCCGTTCGTGCCGTGGACGATCGTGCCGTACTGGTCGATCGACCTGTTCTATGCGATCTCGTTCTTCCTGTGCCGGCGCCGGCTGGAGCTGGACCGGCACGCGCTGCGCCTGCTCAGTGCGCAGGTGATCGCGGTGGCGTGCTTCCTGCTGTGGCCATTGCGCTTCAGCTTCGAACGGCCGGACATCGGCGGTGTGTTCGGCTGGCTGTTCGACGTGCTGCTGGGCTTCGACAAGCCCTTCAACCAGGCGCCGTCGCTGCATATCGTGCTGCTGATCGTGCTGTGGGTGAAGTTCGCGCAGTACCTGCACGGGGCTTGGCGGCTGGTTCTGCATGTATGGGCGCTGCTGATCGGCATTTCGGTGCTGACCACGTTCCAGCATCACTTCATCGACATTCCCACCGGGCTGCTGGCCGGCTGGCTGTGCGTGTGGCTTTGGCCGGAGCAGGGCACACCGCCACTGCGTGCATGGCAGGCCACGCGTGACCCGAAGCGTTGGCGGCTGGCGGCGTTGTATGCGCTGGGTGCCGGTCTGTTGCTGGTGCCGGTGGTGATGCTGCGTGGCACCGCGTTGTGGCTGCTGTGGCCGGTGGTGTCATTGCTGCTGGTGTCGCTGGCCTATGCAGGGCTGGACACGGCGGCCTTCCAGAAGCGGAGCGATGGCCGGTTGACGATGGCCGCGCGCTGGTTGCTGGCACCGTACCTGGCTGCCGCATGGATCAACTCGCGGTTGTGGACGCGGCGCGCGCCGCAGCCCGTGCCGGTCATCGACGCAGTCTGGCTGGGTCGCCTGCCGGGCGCTGCACTGCCGGTGCCATTGGTGGGCGTGGTCGACGCCTGTGCCGAGCTTTCCTGTCGTGCGCCAGGGGCAGCCTATGCCAGCGTACCGATGCTGGACCTGGTGGCGCCGACGGCAGCGCAGCTGCGCGCAGCTGCGGACGCCATTGAACGCCTGCGTGAGCAGGGCCCGGTGCTGGTGTGTTGCGCACTGGGCTATTCGCGCAGCGCGGCCAGTGTGGCGACCTGGTTGCTGCGCACCGGCCGTGCGCGTGACGCAGCCGAAGCCGTGACGATCGTGCGTGCCGCAAGGCCGGCGATCGTGCTGCATGACGTTCATCTACAGGTGATCGCGGCCGCTGCCGCGCGGGAGACCGTTGCATGA
- a CDS encoding phosphatidate cytidylyltransferase, translating into MSFMIDVSGDLAARSVGQQTGLLFAGVGAVLVLATLVSETLRWRQRGQPSAVIANLVSRIRAWWVMAIVVGLALFFGRAGVIVLFAIISLFALREFITLAPTRSGDYYALLAAFYIVLPWQYYLVWIDWYGMYTLLIPVYAFLFLPILATIGGDTTHYLERTSKVQWGLMICVFCISHVPLLLNLRVPGYDPARNVLLFAFLVIVVQSSDVLQYIWGKLLGKHLIAPKLSPSKTVEGFVGGVLCASALGAALWWITPFTPLQAFGLSLLINLMGFWGGLVMSAIKRDRGIKDWGNMIEGHGGMLDRLDSVCFAAPVFFHVVRYYWKAGGGG; encoded by the coding sequence ATGAGCTTCATGATCGATGTGTCCGGTGATCTCGCCGCGCGCAGCGTGGGCCAGCAGACCGGCCTGCTGTTCGCCGGTGTGGGTGCGGTGCTGGTGCTGGCCACGCTGGTGTCTGAAACCCTGCGCTGGCGCCAGCGCGGACAGCCCAGTGCGGTGATCGCCAACCTGGTCTCGCGCATCCGCGCGTGGTGGGTGATGGCGATCGTTGTGGGGCTGGCGCTGTTCTTCGGACGCGCCGGCGTGATCGTGCTGTTCGCGATCATCTCGCTGTTCGCGCTGCGCGAATTCATCACCCTGGCACCCACGCGATCTGGCGATTACTACGCGCTGCTGGCTGCCTTCTACATCGTGCTGCCGTGGCAGTACTACCTGGTGTGGATCGACTGGTATGGCATGTATACGCTGCTGATCCCCGTGTACGCCTTCCTGTTCCTACCGATCCTGGCCACCATCGGTGGTGATACCACCCACTACCTGGAACGCACGTCGAAGGTGCAGTGGGGCCTGATGATCTGTGTGTTCTGCATTTCGCACGTGCCGCTGCTGCTGAACCTGCGCGTGCCGGGCTACGATCCGGCGCGCAATGTGCTGCTGTTCGCCTTCCTGGTGATCGTTGTGCAGTCGTCGGACGTGCTGCAGTACATCTGGGGCAAGCTGCTGGGCAAGCATCTGATCGCGCCGAAGCTGTCGCCGTCGAAGACGGTGGAAGGCTTCGTGGGTGGCGTGCTTTGTGCCAGCGCGTTGGGTGCCGCGCTTTGGTGGATCACCCCGTTCACGCCGCTGCAGGCCTTCGGCCTGTCGCTGCTGATCAACCTGATGGGGTTCTGGGGCGGCCTGGTGATGTCGGCGATCAAGCGCGACCGCGGCATCAAGGACTGGGGCAACATGATCGAGGGCCATGGCGGCATGCTCGATCGGCTGGATTCAGTGTGCTTCGCCGCGCCGGTGTTCTTCCACGTGGTGCGGTATTACTGGAAGGCGGGTGGTGGCGGTTGA